The genomic region GTAACTATAATCAACTTGCTCCCGCACTGCGAGAAGATAGCAATATTCAAACCATCGTAGACTTAATTCGACCTCAAGAAGCTTGGGAAATGTGCCTTAATGCCCTGGCAAATCTTCAATCAAGACCACAAACATCCCTAAAATCAGAATCGGAACTGCGTTTAGCATGGTTCATTACCTTCTATCCCAGCAGATGTGTCTTACAACCACGAGAACAAAAAGTAAATGTCAAAGGAGAATGGAGTAAAGGTCGCCCCATAGCCCTCAAGCGTTTGAACAGTGCATTATCTGAGTTTGATTACATCACACCCCAAGATATGCGGGTATGTAGTTGTATTGAAGTATATAGTGAAGGCTATTACGGGAAAGTTGATTATACCTTTGGTGAAAAAGCCATCTCTGCTTTAATTGGACACCCGTTAGTTTTTTGGGAAGATACACCGACTATTCGTGTAGAAATTGTCAAGGGAGAACCGGAACTACTGGTTAAGAAAGGGAAACTTGATCGTCTCACCTTGGAATTTTCTCCCAAATTACCAGAATCACAAAATATTCTGCATATCAAAGAAACCCCAACCCGCATCAAAGTCATTGAAATTACTGCCGAACACAGACGCATTGCGGAGATTATTGGTAAAGATAATAAATTAAATGTACCTGCCTTCGCCGAGAAGCAAGTTTTGGCAGCGATCAATGCCGTCTCTGGCATCGTTACGGTACATTCTGATATTGGCGGCGGACTCGAAGGTGCAGAAGAAGTACCCGCCCAGACTCTACCCCATATTCATCTTTTACCTGCCAATGTCGGCTTGAAAATCAGCCTTTTGTCGCGCCCTTTTGCCCAAGGTGGCCCCTACTACCGTCCTGGTACAGGTGGTGAAACAGTAATTGCCGAGATTGACGGGAAACGTCTGCAAACCAGACGAAATCTGCCCCAAGAGAAACAACTTGCTAAAGCCGCCATCAAAGCCTGTCCCACCTTGACGCGAACTGAAGAACAAGATGGTGAATGGGTTATAGCTGACCCAGAAGACTGTTTAGAACTGCTGCTAGAACTGCAAGCACTGGGAAGTAACGTAGTCATAGAATGGCCACAAGGAGAAAAACTGCGTGTTAGCCACAACGCAGACTTGAAAGACTTTAATTTATCAATTCAACGTCAGCAGGACTGGTTTGCAGCCACTGGGGAATTAAAATTGAATAACGACCTAGTGCTAGATATGCAGCAACTACTAGAACTACTGGAGAAGACCCCCAGCCGATTTATTCCCCTTGGTGATGGTCAATTTCTGGCTTTAACTCAAGCTTTTCGGAAACGCCTCGACGAATTGCGGATGTTTTCGGAAAAACATAGTTCATGTATTCGCTTTCACCCCTTGGCAACATTAGGGTTAGAAGATTTTGTCGATGAGGTAGGTAAGGTAAAAGCAGATAAACATTGGAAGGCACATAGAGAGCGACTTAAGGAGGTGCAGAACCTCCAGCCAGAACTGCCATCTACACTTCTTGCAGAACTACGGGACTACCAAATGGAGGGTTTTTGTTGGCTGGCGCGTCTGGCACATTGGGGTGTGGGTGCTTGTTTAGCAGACCAAATGGGACTCGGTAAGACCTTGCAAGCATTGGCGGTCATTCTCAGAAACGCCCATGAGGGGCCAACCCTAATTATTGCGCCGACTTCCGTGTGCATGAATTGGGTGAGTGAAGCGCAGAAGTTTGCCCCAACTCTGAATATTATTCAATTTTCTGGTGCTAACCGTCAAAAATTATTGGATGGGTTACAACCATTGGATATGTTGATATGTAGTTATGGTTTATTACAGCAGGAAGAAGTAGCGCAAATGCTTTCTGGTGTACAGTGGCAAACGATTGTCCTGGATGAAGCCCAGGCGATTAAAAATATGACCACTAAACGTTCTCAGGCAGCCATGAACCTAAAATCTAATTTTAAGTTGCTGACTACTGGGACTCCGATTGAGAATCACCTGGGTGAGTTATGGAATTTATTCCGTTTTATTAATCCTGGGTTGTTGGGTTCTTTTGAAAGCTTTAATCAACGCTTTGCTACCCCCATTGAAAAATATCAGGATAAACTTGCACGTAATAAACTCAAAAAACTGATTCAACCATTTTTATTGCGACGGACAAAAAATCAAGTATTAGAAGAGTTGCCATCTCGTACCGAAATTCTCCTTCATGTAGAGTTAAGTCGAGAGGAAAAGGCATTCTATGAAGCGTTGCGCCGTCAGGCCATATCTAAACTTACCGAAACTGATGCCGAAGCAGGAAAGAAACATTTGCAAGTTTTGGCTGAGATTATGAAACTGCGTCGCGCTTGCTGTAATCCTAGCCTCGTTATGCCTGACACTGAATTACGCAGTTCCAAGTTACAACTTTTTGGTGAGGTGCTGGGTGAACTTCTGGAAAATCGTCATAAGGCGTTGGTGTTTAGTCAGTTTGTTGACCATTTGCACATTATTAGAGATTATCTGGAGCAGCAAGGTATTAGTTATCAATATTTAGATGGCAGTACTTCAGTCTCAGAGCGGAAAAAACGGGTGGATGCTTTCCAAGCTGGTTCAGGGGATGTATTTCTGATTAGTCTCAAGGCAGGGGGCACAGGACTGAATCTGACTGCTGCTGATTATGTGATTCATACAGATCCTTGGTGGAATCCCGCAGTGGAAGACCAAGCCTCAGACCGCGCCCATCGCATTGGGCAACAACGCCCTGTTACCATTTATCGTCTAGTAGCAAAGGATACTATAGAAGAAAAGATTGTGCAATTGC from Nostoc flagelliforme CCNUN1 harbors:
- a CDS encoding DEAD/DEAH box helicase, with the translated sequence MINLATDTIKLQTQLANIYFELHPSLQKIIQLFSVIYAAIDKNSFVSCLSKTGALDEKNKPWGTKTLSPQIDKLLKAGLLVQSSRQGAECHPLLTEIATRHAVHTGQLEILVTAVEEKLPIRTHWNRDSRIFSSLRQCIREIRIGIYRQDLSFINQQIEDYQKYSDSEEKIVIENIFEQIYNNPFDADWFKTLPLGLYERGISSILFNSALKLSACEDALTLLEEECPTPGKHCSDYLHLILTEQLLLQGCTQEAQESLERVSNEYQNNAAIFWGWLSFLRGENEQAIKYYTDALKASKKATGKRQIYFNTMGGLFFILALLKDGSVQRLKEAEEYSSLMSRQGDHWLRFTYGRLNMVLQVQLGDITQKQFVVSGHISSVEEENSLQTLFCSLCLYWMDAESAKKRLPNLLEPLYRRSLASGYHWLAMETAELLSRLKPSSNYNQLAPALREDSNIQTIVDLIRPQEAWEMCLNALANLQSRPQTSLKSESELRLAWFITFYPSRCVLQPREQKVNVKGEWSKGRPIALKRLNSALSEFDYITPQDMRVCSCIEVYSEGYYGKVDYTFGEKAISALIGHPLVFWEDTPTIRVEIVKGEPELLVKKGKLDRLTLEFSPKLPESQNILHIKETPTRIKVIEITAEHRRIAEIIGKDNKLNVPAFAEKQVLAAINAVSGIVTVHSDIGGGLEGAEEVPAQTLPHIHLLPANVGLKISLLSRPFAQGGPYYRPGTGGETVIAEIDGKRLQTRRNLPQEKQLAKAAIKACPTLTRTEEQDGEWVIADPEDCLELLLELQALGSNVVIEWPQGEKLRVSHNADLKDFNLSIQRQQDWFAATGELKLNNDLVLDMQQLLELLEKTPSRFIPLGDGQFLALTQAFRKRLDELRMFSEKHSSCIRFHPLATLGLEDFVDEVGKVKADKHWKAHRERLKEVQNLQPELPSTLLAELRDYQMEGFCWLARLAHWGVGACLADQMGLGKTLQALAVILRNAHEGPTLIIAPTSVCMNWVSEAQKFAPTLNIIQFSGANRQKLLDGLQPLDMLICSYGLLQQEEVAQMLSGVQWQTIVLDEAQAIKNMTTKRSQAAMNLKSNFKLLTTGTPIENHLGELWNLFRFINPGLLGSFESFNQRFATPIEKYQDKLARNKLKKLIQPFLLRRTKNQVLEELPSRTEILLHVELSREEKAFYEALRRQAISKLTETDAEAGKKHLQVLAEIMKLRRACCNPSLVMPDTELRSSKLQLFGEVLGELLENRHKALVFSQFVDHLHIIRDYLEQQGISYQYLDGSTSVSERKKRVDAFQAGSGDVFLISLKAGGTGLNLTAADYVIHTDPWWNPAVEDQASDRAHRIGQQRPVTIYRLVAKDTIEEKIVQLHQHKRDLADSLLSGADISGKISTEVLLQLISES